The following are from one region of the Vulpes vulpes isolate BD-2025 chromosome 14, VulVul3, whole genome shotgun sequence genome:
- the HAO1 gene encoding 2-Hydroxyacid oxidase 1 isoform X3 translates to MSLPLNHNLKALEWGKCQILLYRFLFSSACKSLGTGMMLSSWSTSSIEEVAEASPDALRWLQLYIYKDREVTKQLVQRAERKGYKAIFLTVDTPYLGNRFDDVRNRFKLPPQLRMKNFETNDLAFSPKENFGDNSGLATYVAKSIDPSISWEDIKWLRGLTSLPIVAKGILRGDDAKEAVKHGLNGILVSNHGARQLDGVPATIDALPEIVEAVEGKVEIFLDGGIRKGTDVLKALALGAKAVFVGRPVIWGLASQGEKGVQDVLEILKEEFRLAMALSGCQNVKVIDKTLVRKNPLAVSKI, encoded by the exons ATGTCTCTACCCTTGAACCACAACCTGAAGGCTTTGGAGTGGGGAAAGTGCCAGATTCTTCTTTACCgcttccttttttcctcagccTGCAAGTCACTGGGAACTGGAATGATGCTGAGTTCCTGGTCCACCTCCTCAATTGAAGAAGTAGCAGAGGCCAGTCCTGATGCCCTGCGCTGGCTGCAACTGTACATCTACAAGGACCGTGAGGTCACCAAGCAGCTAGTGCAGCGGGCTGAGCGAAAGGGCTACAAGGCCATATTTTTGACAGTGGACACTCCTTACCTGGGGAACCGCTTTGACGATGTGCGTAATAGGTTCAAGCTGCCACCTCAACTCAG GATGAAAAATTTTGAAACCAATGATTTAGCATTTTCTCCTAAGGAAAATTTTGGAGACAACAGTGGACTTGCTACGTATGTTGCTAAATCAATAGACCCATCGATCAGCTGGGAGGATATTAAATGGCTGAGGGGGCTGACCTCACTGCCAATTGTTGCAAAAGGCATTTTGAGAG GTGATGATGCCAAGGAGGCAGTTAAACATGGTTTGAATGGGATACTGGTGTCGAATCATGGAGCTCGACAACTTGATGGGGTGCCAGCCACT ATTGATGCTCTGCCAGAAATCGTGGAGgctgtggaagggaaggtggagaTCTTCCTGGATGGAGGTATTCGGAAAGGCACCGATGTTCTGAAAGCTCTGGCCCTGGGAGCCAAGGCTGTGTTTGTGGGGAGACCAGTCATCTGGGGCTTGGCTTCACAG GGAGAGAAAGGTGTTCAAGATGTCCTTGAGATACTAAAGGAAGAATTCCGATTGGCCATGGCTTTGAGTG GGTGCCAGAATGTGAAAGTCATCGACAAGACATTGGTGAGGAAAAATCCTTTGGCCGTTTCCAAGATCTGA